One segment of Paraburkholderia sp. PREW-6R DNA contains the following:
- a CDS encoding transketolase: MNGPSLASTAQLAEHAYRIRRNALLMGEVQGQGYIGQALDIADVLSVAYFGAMRYRPEDPEWEERDRFLLSNGHYAIALYAALLEAGILPPEELETYGSDDSRLPMSGMASYTPGMEMSGGSLGHGLTIAVGRCLGLKRKKSKAFVYTLFSDGELDEGAIWEGIMSASHWKLDNLIAVVDVNNQQADGPSTQVMAFEPLVEKLQAFGWFTQRVDGNDIHAVKAAFDAARTCSAAQPRMIIADTRMGCGVPFLEQREKNHFIRVDAHEWQLALDALEAGRQA, translated from the coding sequence ATGAACGGTCCTTCTCTCGCGTCGACGGCGCAACTCGCCGAACACGCTTACCGTATCCGCAGAAACGCGCTGCTGATGGGCGAGGTTCAGGGCCAAGGCTACATCGGCCAGGCGCTCGACATTGCCGACGTCCTGTCCGTCGCTTACTTCGGTGCCATGCGTTATCGCCCGGAAGATCCCGAGTGGGAGGAGCGCGACCGCTTCCTGCTGTCGAACGGACACTACGCGATCGCGCTTTATGCGGCGCTGCTCGAAGCAGGCATTCTGCCGCCGGAAGAACTCGAAACCTATGGCAGCGACGACAGCCGTTTGCCGATGTCCGGCATGGCGAGCTACACGCCCGGCATGGAGATGTCCGGCGGCTCGCTCGGCCACGGCTTGACGATCGCCGTGGGCCGCTGCCTCGGCCTCAAACGCAAGAAGTCGAAAGCGTTCGTGTACACGCTTTTCTCCGACGGCGAGCTGGACGAAGGCGCGATCTGGGAAGGCATCATGTCCGCGAGCCACTGGAAGCTGGACAACCTGATTGCCGTGGTCGACGTGAACAATCAGCAGGCAGATGGCCCGTCTACGCAGGTGATGGCGTTCGAGCCGCTCGTCGAGAAACTGCAAGCGTTCGGCTGGTTCACCCAGCGCGTGGACGGCAACGACATTCACGCCGTCAAGGCCGCTTTCGACGCTGCACGCACGTGTTCCGCCGCGCAGCCGCGCATGATCATTGCCGACACGCGCATGGGTTGCGGCGTGCCGTTTCTCGAACAGCGCGAGAAAAACCACTTTATTCGCGTCGACGCCCACGAGTGGCAGTTGGCGCTCGACGCACTCGAAGCAGGGAGACAAGCATGA
- a CDS encoding MFS transporter, which produces MKPKYTAAAVAGDLEPRADTTSFESKTYTKVSRRLIPFLMLCYLGAYLDRVNVGFAKLQMLNDLRFSETVYGMGAGIFFLGYFLFEVPSNIVLHRVGARRWLARIMLTWAVISACFVFVKSPTAFYVLRFLLGVAEAGFAPGVILYLTYWFPAARRAKALSLFFMAIPLAGIIGGPLSGWIMHSLQGAMNMAGWKWLFLLEAVPSLVLGIAILLYLDDGIAKAKWLSESEKALLARNVASDNAQTVAHISVRSFIGDRRLWLMAAIYFCVVLGQYGLTFWLPTIIRKSGVADPLWVGVFTAIPYLCAIIALPLIGMSADYRRERRLHLAIPMLIAAGAFAILPALGSVPASIVCLSIAAAGILASSSQFWSLPTALLGGMSAAAGIAAVNCFANLAGFFSPAIVGWLNDFTGKSTAGLIFISIAVTIGACLVFLVPARSVNR; this is translated from the coding sequence ATGAAACCCAAGTACACCGCTGCGGCCGTCGCCGGCGATCTCGAACCACGTGCGGACACGACCAGCTTTGAATCGAAGACATACACGAAAGTCAGTCGCCGGCTCATTCCATTTTTGATGTTGTGCTATCTCGGTGCGTATCTCGACCGCGTGAACGTCGGCTTTGCGAAGCTGCAAATGCTGAACGATCTGCGCTTTAGCGAGACCGTGTACGGCATGGGTGCGGGCATCTTCTTCCTTGGCTACTTTCTGTTCGAAGTCCCGAGCAATATCGTGCTGCACCGCGTCGGCGCGCGCAGATGGCTTGCGCGGATCATGCTCACCTGGGCGGTCATTTCCGCCTGCTTCGTGTTCGTGAAGTCGCCCACGGCGTTCTACGTATTGCGCTTTCTGCTCGGTGTGGCCGAGGCAGGCTTCGCGCCGGGCGTCATTCTCTATCTGACCTACTGGTTCCCCGCCGCGCGCCGGGCCAAGGCTTTATCGCTCTTCTTCATGGCGATTCCGCTCGCCGGCATTATCGGCGGACCGCTGTCGGGCTGGATCATGCACTCGCTGCAGGGCGCGATGAACATGGCCGGCTGGAAGTGGCTCTTTCTGCTCGAAGCCGTGCCTTCACTCGTGCTTGGCATCGCCATCCTGCTTTATCTGGACGATGGCATTGCCAAAGCGAAATGGCTGAGCGAATCCGAGAAGGCCCTGCTCGCACGCAATGTCGCCAGTGATAACGCGCAGACCGTCGCTCATATTTCGGTGCGCTCCTTCATTGGCGACCGGCGCTTGTGGCTAATGGCGGCTATCTATTTCTGCGTGGTGCTCGGCCAGTACGGTCTGACGTTCTGGCTGCCGACGATCATCCGCAAGTCCGGCGTCGCCGACCCGCTGTGGGTGGGCGTATTCACTGCTATCCCTTACCTCTGCGCGATCATCGCGCTGCCGCTGATCGGCATGAGCGCCGACTATCGCCGCGAACGCCGCCTGCATCTCGCCATTCCGATGCTGATCGCCGCGGGAGCGTTTGCGATCCTGCCGGCGCTCGGCAGTGTGCCCGCGTCCATCGTCTGTCTGAGCATCGCGGCTGCGGGCATCCTCGCGTCGTCGTCGCAATTCTGGTCGTTGCCGACGGCGTTGCTCGGTGGCATGTCCGCCGCGGCGGGCATTGCCGCAGTGAACTGTTTTGCGAATCTTGCCGGCTTCTTTTCACCGGCGATCGTCGGCTGGTTGAACGATTTCACCGGCAAGTCGACAGCTGGCCTGATCTTCATCTCGATCGCCGTGACGATCGGCGCGTGCCTCGTATTCCTCGTGCCGGCCAGGTCAGTGAACCGCTGA
- a CDS encoding transketolase family protein, whose product MNDTTAAKPRLKTSAMIASIAGEGQITRSAPFGHALVELARQKVDVVGMTADLGKYTDLHIFAKEFPERFYQMGMAEQLLMGAAAGFAHEGAQPFVTTYAVFATRRAYDFMHQAIAEDNLDVKIVCALPGLTTGYGPSHQAAEDLALMRAMPNMTVIDPCDALDIEQMVPAISAHKGPVYARLLRGNVPAVLDEYDYTFELGKAKMLRDGTDVLIISSGLMTMRALETAKALAHDSVDVAVLHVPTIKPLDTGTILREAKRPGRLVVVAENHTVIGGLGEAVAAELMRAGVSCTFRQIGLPDGFLAAGALPTLHERYGISTAAMSESIKGWLT is encoded by the coding sequence ATGAACGACACGACAGCAGCCAAACCGCGCCTGAAGACCTCGGCTATGATCGCCTCGATTGCAGGCGAAGGACAGATCACACGCTCGGCGCCCTTTGGCCACGCGCTCGTCGAACTGGCGCGGCAGAAAGTGGACGTGGTGGGCATGACCGCCGACCTCGGCAAGTACACCGACCTGCACATTTTCGCGAAGGAATTTCCCGAGCGCTTCTATCAGATGGGCATGGCGGAGCAATTGCTGATGGGCGCTGCCGCCGGCTTCGCGCACGAAGGCGCACAACCGTTCGTCACGACGTATGCGGTATTCGCCACGAGGCGCGCATACGACTTCATGCATCAGGCGATTGCGGAAGACAACCTCGACGTGAAGATCGTCTGCGCGCTGCCCGGTCTGACTACCGGATACGGTCCAAGCCATCAGGCCGCAGAAGACCTTGCGTTGATGCGCGCCATGCCGAACATGACTGTCATCGACCCGTGCGACGCGCTCGATATCGAGCAGATGGTGCCGGCGATCTCGGCGCACAAAGGTCCCGTGTACGCCCGTCTTCTACGCGGCAACGTACCAGCCGTACTCGATGAATACGACTACACGTTCGAACTCGGCAAGGCGAAGATGCTGCGCGACGGTACCGACGTACTGATTATCTCATCCGGCCTCATGACCATGCGTGCGCTGGAAACCGCGAAAGCGCTCGCACACGACAGCGTCGACGTTGCCGTGCTGCATGTGCCGACTATCAAGCCGCTCGACACCGGGACGATCCTGCGTGAAGCAAAGCGCCCGGGCCGGCTCGTGGTGGTGGCGGAGAACCACACGGTGATTGGCGGCCTGGGCGAAGCGGTGGCCGCGGAGTTGATGCGCGCCGGTGTGTCGTGCACTTTCCGGCAGATTGGATTGCCCGACGGTTTTCTGGCCGCCGGGGCGCTGCCGACATTGCACGAGCGCTACGGGATTTCCACCGCGGCGATGTCAGAGTCGATCAAGGGCTGGCTGACGTGA